A stretch of Anaerobiospirillum thomasii DNA encodes these proteins:
- a CDS encoding DUF2513 domain-containing protein, which produces MKRDWILIKEMLLALEEDRFSEYLNTIELPNSVAMNCKTKEALERAKYIQAKNIREHIDLLKESHIIVDVKTDTENINFGLRLTMEGHDLLDSIRDKAIWNKVVSMAQEAGVALSWEVIKAAIPKAIQSIL; this is translated from the coding sequence ATGAAAAGAGATTGGATACTAATCAAGGAAATGCTGTTGGCATTAGAAGAAGATCGGTTTTCAGAGTATTTAAACACTATAGAGCTTCCTAATTCAGTGGCCATGAACTGCAAGACAAAGGAAGCCTTGGAAAGAGCTAAATATATTCAGGCTAAAAATATACGGGAACATATAGATCTTCTTAAAGAAAGCCACATAATTGTAGATGTAAAAACCGATACAGAAAATATAAATTTTGGATTACGTCTGACAATGGAAGGGCATGACTTGCTTGACTCTATCAGAGATAAAGCCATATGGAACAAAGTTGTGTCCATGGCTCAAGAGGCTGGCGTGGCGCTGTCGTGGGAAGTCATAAAGGCGGCCATACCTAAGGCAATCCAATCAATTCTATAA
- a CDS encoding type II toxin-antitoxin system HicA family toxin: MNALKLKKLIKQNGATFYQQGANHELWLSKSGKIIPIPRHREINENTAKGIIKQSLL; the protein is encoded by the coding sequence GTGAATGCTTTAAAATTAAAGAAACTTATAAAACAGAACGGTGCTACGTTCTATCAACAAGGTGCAAACCATGAGCTGTGGTTATCAAAAAGTGGAAAAATAATTCCAATTCCTAGGCACCGAGAGATAAACGAAAACACCGCGAAGGGAATTATAAAACAGTCCCTGCTATAA
- the tnpB gene encoding IS66 family insertion sequence element accessory protein TnpB, with product MRFFETGEIYYCSAPVDWRMRMRSLSSYSSALLGINIRDKDCYVIFRNRHGNALRALHYRQGQMMMLEAALDEDRAKYPMVRIENGKAVFTLSREELACLFNRGVGAVTTSR from the coding sequence ATGAGATTTTTTGAAACTGGGGAAATATATTATTGCTCTGCGCCTGTAGACTGGCGTATGAGGATGAGATCTTTAAGCTCATATTCATCAGCTCTGCTTGGCATCAATATAAGGGATAAAGACTGCTATGTCATATTTCGCAACAGACATGGCAATGCCCTTAGAGCTCTGCACTACAGACAGGGGCAGATGATGATGCTTGAGGCAGCACTCGATGAGGACAGGGCCAAATATCCTATGGTCAGAATAGAAAATGGCAAAGCAGTATTCACTCTAAGCCGAGAGGAGCTGGCCTGTCTCTTTAATCGAGGTGTTGGTGCTGTTACTACCTCGAGGTAG
- a CDS encoding type II toxin-antitoxin system HicA family toxin, translating into MKLSEFLKLIKKHGAEFDHHGKRHDVWRLGDKETEVPRHSKELKNGTVNKMLKDLGIKK; encoded by the coding sequence ATGAAACTTTCAGAATTCTTAAAACTCATCAAAAAGCATGGTGCAGAATTTGACCATCACGGAAAAAGGCACGATGTTTGGAGATTGGGAGATAAGGAAACAGAAGTTCCAAGGCATAGCAAAGAGTTAAAAAATGGAACAGTTAACAAGATGCTAAAAGACCTTGGAATAAAAAAATAA
- a CDS encoding phage terminase large subunit family protein, translated as MKTVNAKQKELTRAFFKAFTPKPVLKGSQWADRYRYVAASTSPEPGRWVSSRTPYLTEILDACTDRRVEQVYIMAASQIGKSELLLNIMGYYIHQEPSPVLFIQPTDETAKAFSKERIDPTIKASPVLREIVVEDSKGIERQSNNTVLNKTFVGGYLAIIGAVSTSKLASRPIRILLMDEIDRFNNTAEGSPIKLARQRTSNFGNRKIIGVSTPTIKNEDDPKPTISKEFELSDKREFKVMCPHCEQRFVMKWEQVRWDKNEKGEVDEDTIGLFCPNCKAKVRGAGKPSPSLIESGIWEPTAKSKIRGYHVNALVSPWVHLSTLVTEFITASRNRDKEALRVFYNLRLGLPFEEYKTAMLKWEKLYKRCEYYPVDGFSSSVLFLTAGVDVQRDRLEISIYGWGVGREAWLISHRQIIGNPLEGEVWKELDGIILHSKFLNEDKQPRRLVATFIDSGDGVMTETVYKYTRQRERYRVVAIKGQGGENKPFINRPSRQGNFKALLYVLGVDAGKSIVTSCLDLETTGPMYMHFPKGENCVDEEFFKQLTAEVQRPKKNKDTGAVKMEWVKLRERNEALDCAVYARAAMEALNPDFESIARSLQGNEND; from the coding sequence ATGAAAACAGTAAACGCAAAACAAAAAGAGCTTACAAGGGCTTTCTTTAAAGCCTTTACGCCTAAGCCTGTACTCAAGGGGAGTCAATGGGCCGATCGCTATCGTTATGTAGCAGCATCTACATCACCAGAGCCCGGCAGATGGGTATCAAGCAGAACGCCATATTTAACTGAAATCCTTGACGCCTGCACTGATAGACGAGTGGAGCAGGTCTATATTATGGCTGCATCTCAGATAGGCAAGTCAGAGCTGCTGCTTAACATCATGGGCTACTACATTCATCAGGAGCCAAGTCCTGTGCTATTTATTCAGCCAACTGATGAAACAGCCAAAGCCTTTTCAAAGGAGCGTATAGATCCAACAATCAAGGCATCACCTGTCCTGCGTGAGATTGTGGTGGAGGACTCCAAAGGCATTGAAAGACAGAGTAACAACACTGTCCTGAATAAAACCTTCGTAGGTGGCTATCTGGCCATTATCGGAGCTGTCTCAACCTCAAAGCTTGCATCACGTCCTATCAGAATTCTGCTTATGGACGAGATAGACAGATTTAACAATACGGCAGAGGGTAGCCCTATTAAGCTTGCAAGACAGAGAACATCAAACTTTGGCAATAGAAAAATTATAGGCGTATCCACTCCAACCATTAAAAATGAAGATGATCCAAAGCCAACCATAAGCAAAGAGTTTGAGCTGTCCGACAAGAGAGAGTTCAAAGTCATGTGCCCTCACTGCGAGCAACGTTTTGTTATGAAATGGGAGCAGGTACGATGGGACAAGAATGAGAAGGGCGAGGTAGACGAAGACACAATAGGTCTTTTCTGCCCTAACTGTAAAGCCAAGGTACGAGGCGCAGGCAAGCCCTCACCTTCTCTGATTGAAAGTGGCATATGGGAGCCAACAGCTAAGAGCAAGATAAGGGGCTATCACGTCAATGCCCTTGTGTCTCCGTGGGTACATCTCTCTACCTTGGTGACAGAATTTATCACAGCATCAAGAAACAGAGATAAAGAAGCTTTAAGAGTTTTCTATAACCTAAGGCTTGGCCTGCCCTTTGAAGAATACAAGACAGCCATGCTCAAGTGGGAGAAACTTTACAAGCGCTGTGAGTATTATCCTGTTGACGGCTTTTCTTCTTCTGTCCTATTCCTTACAGCAGGAGTGGACGTTCAGCGTGACCGTTTGGAGATCTCCATATACGGCTGGGGTGTGGGTCGTGAAGCATGGCTCATATCTCACCGGCAGATTATAGGCAACCCTTTAGAGGGCGAGGTATGGAAGGAGCTTGATGGCATCATTCTGCATTCAAAGTTCCTTAATGAGGATAAACAGCCACGGCGTTTAGTTGCCACTTTCATTGACTCAGGTGACGGCGTCATGACAGAGACAGTTTATAAATACACACGGCAAAGAGAGCGCTACAGGGTTGTTGCAATTAAAGGCCAGGGTGGTGAAAACAAACCTTTTATCAACCGACCTTCAAGACAGGGCAACTTTAAAGCGCTCCTTTATGTGCTGGGTGTAGATGCAGGCAAGAGCATTGTGACCTCATGCCTTGATCTTGAAACTACAGGGCCTATGTACATGCATTTTCCAAAAGGCGAGAACTGCGTTGATGAGGAGTTCTTTAAACAGCTTACAGCTGAGGTGCAAAGACCTAAAAAGAATAAAGATACAGGCGCCGTAAAAATGGAGTGGGTAAAGCTAAGAGAGCGAAACGAAGCGCTTGACTGTGCTGTCTATGCACGTGCAGCAATGGAAGCTTTAAATCCTGACTTTGAATCAATAGCCAGATCACTGCAAGGAAATGAAAATGACTGA
- a CDS encoding phage portal protein, with product MILDTHGKPIRLDKSYARSGASYARKSLASWSTSALSADEDITQNLDTLRARSRDLYMSTPLATGAIKTIRTNVVGSGLALNAHIDHEKLGLTPEDAKEWEKNTQREWALWAESSACDAGRTMNFYQMQGLVLASALMSGDCFVAMPYIKRPDNPYSLKVYIIESDRVCNPTDSLINPNVDIMQGIELGTYGEPVAYHIAKYHPNGSFYLMGKQQEWKRVPAFGAKTGRRNILHIMPDYERPAQRRGVPLLAPVMEALKQLERFTNAELTAAVISGLFTGFVTTQSADGLQSPFNDLGDRDKERNEISMGNGSMVYLQEGENVTFGSPGRPNPEFGGFVQAVCRQIGAALELPYELLVKNFTASYSASRASLLEAWKAFRMRRQWLCDSFCQAVYEEWLAEAVSLGRISAPNFFSDLSYKKAWSRAEWSGDAQGQLDPLKEANAAVVRINNGLSTREKEAAELTGLSFEVIANQLTAESEALKAITPQQGELPPVNKNEDEE from the coding sequence ATGATACTAGATACACACGGCAAGCCCATACGGCTTGATAAATCGTATGCACGCTCTGGCGCATCCTATGCCAGGAAGTCTTTAGCCTCATGGAGCACATCAGCCCTAAGCGCAGATGAGGACATAACACAGAACCTTGACACACTAAGAGCACGCTCAAGAGATCTTTACATGAGCACGCCATTGGCCACAGGTGCGATAAAGACCATAAGGACCAATGTCGTAGGTTCAGGCCTTGCCCTTAATGCTCATATTGATCATGAAAAATTAGGGCTGACACCTGAGGACGCCAAGGAGTGGGAGAAAAATACACAGCGTGAATGGGCTCTATGGGCTGAATCCTCTGCATGTGATGCAGGGCGCACGATGAATTTCTATCAGATGCAGGGCTTGGTTTTAGCCTCTGCCCTTATGTCTGGCGACTGCTTTGTGGCCATGCCATATATAAAAAGGCCTGATAATCCATATTCCTTAAAGGTATACATCATTGAAAGTGACAGAGTGTGCAATCCCACTGACAGCCTGATTAATCCAAATGTGGATATCATGCAGGGCATTGAGCTTGGCACTTATGGCGAGCCTGTGGCCTACCACATTGCCAAGTATCACCCTAATGGTTCTTTTTATCTTATGGGCAAACAGCAGGAATGGAAGAGGGTGCCGGCATTTGGTGCCAAGACAGGCAGGCGCAATATATTGCACATCATGCCTGACTATGAAAGACCGGCGCAGCGCCGAGGCGTGCCACTGCTTGCCCCTGTTATGGAAGCATTAAAGCAGTTAGAGCGCTTTACCAATGCAGAGCTAACTGCTGCCGTCATCAGTGGATTGTTTACAGGCTTTGTAACAACTCAAAGCGCAGACGGTCTGCAATCTCCTTTTAACGATTTAGGAGACAGAGACAAAGAGCGCAATGAGATAAGCATGGGAAATGGCTCTATGGTGTACCTGCAAGAGGGGGAGAACGTCACCTTTGGATCACCGGGTAGGCCTAACCCCGAGTTTGGTGGGTTTGTGCAGGCTGTCTGCCGTCAGATAGGTGCAGCACTTGAGCTGCCTTATGAGCTTTTAGTTAAGAACTTTACAGCATCCTACAGCGCCAGCCGTGCATCTCTTTTAGAGGCTTGGAAGGCATTCAGAATGCGCCGTCAATGGCTGTGCGATTCTTTCTGTCAGGCTGTATATGAAGAATGGCTTGCAGAGGCTGTATCACTAGGACGCATCAGTGCTCCTAACTTTTTTAGCGATTTATCATATAAGAAGGCATGGTCACGTGCCGAATGGTCTGGCGATGCACAAGGCCAATTAGATCCACTTAAAGAAGCAAATGCAGCAGTTGTAAGAATCAACAATGGACTTTCAACACGAGAGAAAGAAGCAGCAGAGCTTACAGGTCTGTCCTTTGAAGTTATTGCCAATCAGCTCACAGCTGAGAGTGAAGCACTAAAAGCAATCACGCCAC
- a CDS encoding IS66 family transposase yields the protein MSKAVEQELKLQIQLLQKELEKTKQKNKEQELQIQQMNQEYHILKNDIPRYLMINRASVHALVKQLAVVAPAHVYDRICGVSDNSELLIELFQILCELVTSNAELKEFLFAHKFFAVPKIKPTASSSASGDDVKANVASTGDMHANAADGDEYSDSLPAKEQIHEQVESEKAKGLAISKKIMDTKNSIVNGINRFNKLVNSNNELASAMSREHKTPCPPARSGKSNGKQKSKASNLNTVEDKSAKSVEEILKDRICPNCGSTNIEVINKDASEILDSLAATGFVDKNNGVYKIVTPVVKAECKTCGFIDTIYTGALPLLPGRSISMNVITLMALMMSMGFAVNSFKKAFVKGMQLGNSTLYSSLITFSYLLIPLEKAITQELCKCNTLQFDETKFTHVIKGKGATTEYVPIACSSLPDAPLILFGPSGSRSKTKDFIQQFIGCDSALSGITTDAFATYGTFAQDNNIRHQSCLGHLMTKIRRSIELYYNTAACKAIDIDSVFENIEKNGYDLQDENQAMLVLHIIYGKLKQVFDVEKCAYNEYIQTKDQGSDYSSIRQRYRNAYSKELMQDVNTLFTSLATVYAVKKKKRYEKAQRISNVSTPVVYFMNNAQEFNAFIEHGMLDTTSMEAEHCAKSVAAARNAKLFIHSHDSGVAISRILSCVHTINRCGISDPIKFLQNVASYVMIQGVTKARVAAFNARELKSNPKSNRDDYNKPELYADIELPAHLIPWLSPECAARTFELKTE from the coding sequence AATGATTAACAGAGCCTCTGTCCACGCTCTTGTCAAGCAACTTGCTGTTGTTGCTCCTGCACATGTGTACGACAGAATCTGTGGTGTCAGCGATAACTCTGAGCTTTTAATTGAGCTTTTCCAAATCTTATGTGAGCTGGTGACAAGCAATGCAGAATTAAAAGAATTTTTATTTGCACATAAGTTCTTTGCTGTTCCTAAAATCAAACCAACTGCCTCCAGCTCTGCATCAGGAGATGATGTAAAAGCAAATGTGGCCTCTACAGGAGATATGCATGCCAATGCTGCCGATGGAGATGAGTATTCTGATTCATTACCTGCAAAAGAGCAGATACATGAGCAGGTTGAGTCTGAAAAGGCTAAAGGTCTTGCTATATCTAAAAAGATTATGGATACCAAAAACTCTATCGTTAATGGTATTAATAGATTTAATAAGCTTGTTAATAGCAATAATGAGCTTGCCTCTGCCATGTCCAGGGAGCATAAGACACCTTGCCCACCTGCAAGGAGTGGTAAGAGCAATGGCAAACAAAAGAGCAAAGCCAGCAACCTAAATACAGTTGAAGACAAGAGCGCAAAATCTGTTGAGGAGATTTTAAAAGATCGTATCTGTCCTAACTGTGGCTCGACCAATATTGAGGTTATCAATAAAGACGCCTCAGAGATTTTAGACAGTCTGGCCGCCACTGGTTTTGTAGATAAGAATAATGGTGTGTATAAGATAGTAACCCCTGTGGTGAAAGCTGAATGCAAGACCTGTGGCTTTATTGATACCATATACACAGGAGCACTGCCTTTGCTACCAGGTCGCTCTATTAGCATGAATGTAATAACTCTCATGGCCCTTATGATGTCTATGGGTTTTGCTGTCAACAGCTTTAAAAAGGCCTTTGTCAAAGGTATGCAGCTTGGAAACAGTACTTTATACTCCAGCCTTATTACATTCTCATATCTGCTCATTCCGCTTGAAAAGGCTATTACACAGGAGCTGTGCAAGTGTAATACTCTGCAATTTGATGAGACCAAGTTTACCCATGTTATAAAAGGTAAAGGCGCTACCACTGAATATGTGCCTATAGCCTGCAGCTCTCTACCTGATGCTCCACTTATTCTTTTTGGTCCGTCAGGTTCACGCTCTAAAACAAAGGATTTTATACAGCAGTTCATAGGTTGTGACTCTGCATTATCCGGCATTACTACAGATGCATTTGCCACATATGGTACATTTGCTCAGGATAACAATATCAGACATCAGTCCTGTCTTGGTCATCTTATGACCAAGATAAGACGCAGTATTGAGCTTTATTACAACACTGCTGCATGTAAAGCTATTGATATTGACAGTGTCTTTGAAAATATAGAAAAGAATGGCTATGACCTGCAGGATGAAAACCAGGCTATGCTGGTACTGCACATTATTTATGGCAAACTCAAACAGGTGTTTGATGTAGAAAAATGTGCCTACAATGAATATATACAGACTAAAGATCAGGGCTCTGATTATTCCTCTATAAGACAGCGCTACCGTAATGCATACAGTAAAGAGCTGATGCAGGATGTGAATACACTCTTTACCAGTCTTGCCACAGTCTATGCAGTAAAGAAAAAGAAACGCTATGAAAAGGCTCAGCGTATCAGCAATGTTTCTACACCTGTGGTGTATTTTATGAACAATGCCCAGGAGTTTAATGCTTTTATCGAGCATGGCATGCTTGATACTACAAGCATGGAGGCTGAGCATTGTGCTAAATCTGTAGCAGCAGCCCGTAATGCCAAACTCTTTATTCATTCCCATGACAGTGGTGTTGCTATCAGCAGAATACTCAGTTGTGTGCATACTATAAACCGCTGTGGTATATCTGATCCAATAAAATTTCTGCAGAATGTGGCATCTTATGTCATGATTCAGGGAGTTACTAAAGCTCGTGTAGCTGCATTTAATGCCAGAGAGCTTAAATCGAACCCGAAAAGCAATAGAGATGACTACAACAAACCTGAGCTCTATGCTGATATTGAGTTGCCAGCGCATCTGATACCGTGGCTGAGCCCTGAATGTGCAGCGCGCACATTTGAGCTTAAGACAGAATAG
- a CDS encoding DUF6148 family protein, with amino-acid sequence MTEFNGITIEFAKERIKMWLDAEAAIATGQSYKIGSRTLTRANLKEVREQLDYWQGKLNSLENGGKGRRIIRAICEDR; translated from the coding sequence ATGACTGAGTTTAATGGAATAACAATTGAATTTGCAAAAGAAAGAATAAAGATGTGGCTTGATGCCGAGGCAGCAATAGCAACAGGACAAAGCTATAAAATAGGATCGCGCACTCTGACACGTGCCAATCTTAAAGAAGTAAGAGAACAGCTAGATTATTGGCAGGGCAAACTTAATTCTCTTGAAAACGGAGGGAAAGGCCGCCGTATTATCAGAGCAATCTGCGAGGATCGTTAA